A stretch of Besnoitia besnoiti strain Bb-Ger1 chromosome III, whole genome shotgun sequence DNA encodes these proteins:
- a CDS encoding SAG-related sequence (encoded by transcript BESB_050010), giving the protein MASICNLRCSSRRLLIGAEAQRTLFSSSRLCLTIVLLFSSVAMLSKDLPLAVLEALATEEKSNCTPPVEGVRTKCTCESSAKAPDLQATISEETNELEIHCKGGLNYAPDGLVSSNVCSADADAVCACQVTGHKSVCIDVNSLLLATSTPAKWEPVTEGRTNDKPKALIIPKDKLPHVDGEFLVGCSDSGSTTKCKVAVTVAARATETKDQQVTCSYGKDSNKKHQTITLSPSQNSFTLVCGEKGEIVQTNYKKTYCDVSEENAAVKDCHGKYRDILPGYEEGWWTDGEEKSFTFTIPEDKFPTARAKMMVQCQIAEEKHVKALAPAAPEPSVCSVDVSIEGDGSASAASMPVVSGLLNRLVLASSGVMASSIHSFLQ; this is encoded by the coding sequence ATGGCTTCGATTTGTAACCTGCGGTGCTCAAGCCGCCGACTCCTCATtggagcggaggcgcagcggactctattttcttcttctcgatTATGCCTGACGATTGTCTTGCTTTTCTCGAGCGTTGCAATGCTATCAAAGGATCTGCCTCTCGCAGTGCTGGAGGCCCTTGCCACCGAGGAGAAATCCAATTGTACCCCTCCCGTGGAGGGAGTTAGGACGAAGTGCACGTGTGAGAGCAGCGCCAAAGCACCAGACCTCCAGGCAACGATATCGGAAGAGACAAACGAGTTGGAAATTCACTGCAAGGGTGGCCTAAATTATGCGCCTGATGGACTGGTGAGCTCAAATGTCTGTTCGGCGGATGCTGACGCCGTCTGCGCATGCCAGGTAACAGGACACAAGTCTGTCTGCATTGACGTTAACAGCCTTCTCCTCGCAACCTCGACCCCGGCAAAATGGGAACCAGTCACAGAGGGCAGGACAAATGATAAGCCAAAAGCACTTATCATCCCGAAAGACAAGCTGCCGCATGTCGACGGCGAATTCCTCGTCGGatgcagcgacagcggcagcacAACGAAATGCAAAGTAGCTGTGACGGTCGCTGCCAGAGCTACGGAGACGAAGGATCAGCAGGTGACCTGTTCCTACGGCAAGGACAGTAACAAGAAGCACCAAACCATCACGCTGAGTCCCTCACAGAACAGCTTCACTCTTGTATGCGGTGAGAAAGGAGAGATTGTGCAGACGAACTACAAAAAAACGTACTGCGATGTGAGTGAGGAGAACGCGGCTGTCAAGGACTGCCATGGCAAATACAGGGACATTCTCCCGGGTTACGAGGAAGGATGGTGGACTGATGGTGAAGAGAAGTCCTTCACTTTCACGATTCCGGAGGACAAGTTTCCCACGGCCAGAGCGAAGATGATGGTTCAGTGCCAGATAGCGGAGGAGAAGCACGTGAAAGCTCTCGCCCCTGCTGCACCTGAACCCAGTGTGTGCAGCGTGGACGTGAGCATCGAAGGTGATGGCTCTGCGAGTGCGGCATCTATGCCGGTCGTTTCCGGTTTGCTCAACAGGCTAGTTTTGGCAAGTTCTGGGGTGATGGCTTCGTCGATTCATTCCTTCTTACAGTAA
- a CDS encoding SAG-related sequence (encoded by transcript BESB_049950), which yields MTIALFFVGIARIHENPPVPVLGVLAAEQISDCVVEGARTKCTCEKQPTTAPDLKATISEETNELEIYCKGGLNYAPEGLLGSKVCSADADDVTTCKAKESKPGCINVNALLVAASTPVEWQPSTSITDQDKSKVLNIPKDKIPYVDEEFHVGCSENNSTTKCKVAVTITARTTKTKDRTVTCAYGHDSNKKHQMITLSPSQNTFTLVCGAKGEIVQKSYKSAYCGVSEKDTPVRDCPGKYTDILPGYEERWWTDGKEKSFTFTIPEDKFPTARAKMMVQCQKEEVKTREPATPQAEATFKPSVCSVDVTIESAGSASLAPPSFILGLSTIMLLAGSGLMVVSSDFLRQ from the coding sequence ATGACCATAGCTCTATTTTTTGTGGGCATCGCGAGGATTCACGAAAATCCGCCTGTTCCCGTCCTCGGGGTTCTTGCCGCCGAGCAGATATCCGACTGTGTCGTGGAGGGCGCTAGAACAAAGTGCACGTGCGAAAAACAACCAACCACTGCACCAGACCTCAAAGCAACAATATCGGAAGAGACAAACGAGTTGGAAATTTACTGCAAGGGCGGCCTAAATTATGCGCCTGAAGGACTGCTGGGTTCAAAGGTCTGTTCGGCGGATGCTGACGACGTCACCACATGCAAGGCAAAAGAGAGCAAGCCTGGCTGTATCAACGTTAACGCACTCTTGGTTGCAGCATCAACCCCCGTCGAATGGCAGCCAAGCACAAGCATCACCGACCAAGATAAATCGAAGGTCCTTAACATCCCAAAAGACAAGATCCCGTATGTCGACGAAGAATTCCACGTCGGATGCAGCGAAAACAACTCCACTACGAAATGCAAAGTAGCTGTGACGATCACAGCAAGAAcaacgaagacgaaggacCGAACAGTGACATGCGCATATGGCCACGATAGCAACAAAAAGCATCAGATGATCACACTCAGCCCTTCACAAAATACCTTCACACTGGTGTGTGGCGCGAAAGGAGAGATTGTGCAGAAGAGCTACAAAAGCGCGTACTGCGGTGTGAGTGAGAAGGACACGCCTGTCAGGGATTGCCCTGGCAAATACACGGATATTCTCCCTGGTTACGAGGAAAGATGGTGGACTGATGGTAAAGAGAAGTCCTTCACTTTCACGATTCCGGAGGACAAGTTTCCCACGGCCAGAGCGAAGATGATGGTACAGTGTCAGAAGGAGGAGGTCAAAACACGCGAGCCTGCCACACCTCAAGCTGAAGCCACATTTAAACCCAGTGTGTGCAGCGTGGACGTGACAATTGAAAGCGCTGGCTCCGCGAGCttggcgcctccgtcgttcATTTTGGGTTTGAGTACTATCATGTTGCTGGCGGGATCTGGACTGATGGTCGTGTCGTCTGACTTTCTACGACAGTGA
- a CDS encoding SAG-related sequence (encoded by transcript BESB_049970) has protein sequence MASIWNMQCARRRRIHIEAQVQRTPFSSCLLYWTALLFFVSAAALPKGTPLSVLEARATESNCAPPAQSVRTKCACDANAAALDLEATISEGTNELEIHCKANLSYSPEGLEGSKVCSANFADLAQCKLKSDKSGCIDVNTLLLSTSPPVNWQPSTNVPGGDQPKVLSVPKEKLPYIDGQFIVGCSDSKGSTTKCKVAVTVAARATETKDQQVTCSYGKDSNKKHQTITLSPSQNSFTLVCGEKGEIVQTNYKKTYCDVSEENAAVKDCHGKYKDILPGYEEAWWTDGEEKSFTFTIPEDKFPMAGAKMMVQCQKAEEKQVKDPTAPAPQPSVCSVDVIIESAGVPSSASVPFVSGLCNMIVLACSELIWRSSHLIGL, from the coding sequence ATGGCTTCCATTTGGAACATGCagtgcgcgcgccgccgccgaatcCATATTGAAGCGCAAGTGCAGCGGACACCGTTTTCTTCCTGTCTATTATATTGGACGGCATTACTGTTTTTCGTGAGCGCTGCAGCATTACCTAAGGGTACCCCTCTTTCCGTCCTCGAGGCCCGTGCCACAGAATCCAACTGTGCTCCCCCAGCGCAAAGCGTGAGGACCAAATGCGCGTGCGATGCAAACGCCGCCGCACTAGATCTCGAGGCAACGATTTCGGAAGGGACGAACGAGCTGGAAATCCACTGCAAAGCCAACCTAAGCTATTCACCCGAAGGACTAGAGGGTTCGAAGGTCTGTTCAGCAAACTTTGCCGACCTCGCCCAGTGCAAGTTAAAGAGTGACAAGTCTGGCTGTATTGACGTCAACACACTCCTGCTCTCAACCTCGCCCCCGGTAAATTGGCAACCGAGTACGAACGTCCCCGGAGGCGATCAGCCAAAAGTCCTCAGCGTCCCAAAAGAAAAGCTTCCGTATATCGATGGACAATTCATCGTCGGATGCAGCGACAGCAAAGGCAGCACAACGAAATGCAAGGTAGCTGTGACGGTCGCTGCCAGAGCTACGGAGACTAAGGATCAGCAGGTGACCTGTTCCTACGGCAAGGACAGTAACAAGAAGCACCAAACCATCACGCTGAGTCCCTCACAGAACAGCTTCACTCTTGTATGCGGTGAGAAAGGAGAGATTGTGCAGACGAACTACAAAAAAACGTACTGCGATGTGAGTGAGGAGAACGCGGCAGTCAAGGATTGCCATGGCAAATACAAGGACATTCTCCCGGGTTACGAAGAAGCTTGGTGGACTGATGGAGAAGAGAAGTCCTTCACTTTCACGATTCCGGAGGACAAGTTTCCCATGGCCGGAGCGAAGATGATGGTTCAGTGCCAGAaagcggaggagaagcaggTGAAAGATCCCACCGCTCCTGCACCTCAACCCAGCGTGTGCAGCGTGGACGTGATCATCGAAAGCGCTGGCGTTCCGAGCTCGGCGTCTGTTCCATTTGTTTCCGGTCTGTGTAACATGATAGTGCTGGCATGTTCTGAGCTGATATGGCGGTCGTCTCATTTGATCGGTTTGTAA
- a CDS encoding SAG-related sequence (encoded by transcript BESB_049990), translating into MASLPDGTCCTAALQPRPQGTPTFRVGLFVGVLIATAGVLSHSPLFPEFLALAAQQTNKCTTSGVRTKCSCEIEQTGDANPLGATLSEDTNEFEIYCKPNFQYAPAQLTGSIACPAGTQKLTDCKGDVKPPLCLDVKTLLYDETKALQWTEGKEGEPSKNTKVLSIPKDNFPFVDGQFLVGCSDDSSTTKCKVAVTVAARATETKDQQVTCSYGKDSNKKHQTITLSPSQNSFTLVCGEKGEIVQTNYKKTYCDVSEENAAVKDCHGKYRDILPGYEEGWWTDGEEKSFTFTIPEDKFPKVGAKMMVQCQKVVEEKPQEKELQVPAPAPPQDSVCSVDVTIETGGSPSSASASFVFKLINFVLLAFSGVLSMSPHFRGL; encoded by the coding sequence ATGGCGTCCCTCCCCGATGGAACCTGTTGCACTGCAGCACTGCAGCCGAGACCACAGGGGACACCTACCTTTCGGGTCGGTCTGTTCGTTGGTGTCCTCATTGCGACAGCTGGTGTGCTGTCTCATTCTCCGCTCTTTCCTGAATTTCTCGCGCTTGCCGCGCAACAAACGAACAAATGCACTACCAGCGGTGTGAGGACTAAGTGTTCTTGCGAAATAGAGCAGACAGGTGATGCGAATCCTCTAGGCGCCACTCTCTCGGAGGACACCAATGAATTCGAGATTTACTGTAAGCCAAACTTCCAATATGCTCCAGCTCAACTGACTGGCTCAATAGCCTGCCCAGCAGGTACGCAGAAACTAACCGACTGCAAGGGTGACGTGAAACCTCCCCTCTGCCTTGACGTCAAAACGCTTCTGTACGATGAAACCAAGGCACTGCAGTGGACGGAAGGCAAAGAAGGTGAACCGTCGAAAAATACAAAAGTCCTGAGCATCCCGAAAGACAATTTTCCGTTCGTCGACGGTCAATTCCTCGTCGGATGCAGCGACGACAGCAGCACAACGAAATGCAAAGTAGCTGTGACGGTCGCTGCCAGAGCTACGGAGACGAAGGATCAGCAGGTGACCTGTTCCTACGGCAAGGACAGTAACAAGAAGCACCAAACCATCACGCTGAGTCCCTCACAGAACAGCTTCACTCTTGTATGCGGTGAGAAAGGAGAGATTGTGCAGACGAACTACAAAAAAACGTACTGCGATGTGAGTGAGGAGAACGCGGCTGTCAAGGATTGCCATGGCAAATACAGGGACATTCTCCCGGGTTACGAGGAAGGATGGTGGACTGATGGAGAAGAGAAGTCCTTCACTTTCACAATTCCGGAGGACAAGTTTCCCAAGGTCGGAGCGAAGATGATGGTTCAGTGCCAGAAAGTGGTGGAGGAGAAGCCGCAGGAGAAGGAGCTCCAGGTCCCTGCCCCTGCTCCACCCCAAGACAGTGTGTGCAGCGTTGACGTGACAATTGAAACCGGTGGCTCCCCgagctcggcgtctgcgtcatTCGTTTTCAAACTGATCAACTTTGTATTGCTGGCGTTTTCTGGGGTGCTGTCTATGTCGCCTCATTTCCGCGGACTATAA
- a CDS encoding SAG-related sequence (encoded by transcript BESB_050030) → MPLQGYLMRPVLYTKSTARFAALSRPKGSVTHFTPSVLPTAVHIIYSENPFSCKMAPLRPLQYRRSLTSKQGIPKRGQEQKSFSASGSGIAVVALFASVLMVCLYSPFPVSGVFGEEQLNICKPNGNRTVCSCENKTSGTHMATISAETNELQVNCQSSMQLAPNGLKNSTVCPMTVENISSCKAGAEKDHYMDLNTLLNGDHKIQWTDDKETKDAATSKILIVPPEILPYVDGTFAVGCALGEETQCKVAVTVAARATATTNNKIACAYGKDSNKRRQIIRLSPSQNTFTLDCGEKGALVQKNYKETYCPVSKENVAVPSCSEKYKTIFPGYQQGWWTSEADRSFTLTIPKDMFPANETSLMIQCQQKPQITEAEKAAKDEPQSRVCSVDVTIERGEKSNSVRPSVAAAATGAFLLGSGILPWLGSLI, encoded by the coding sequence ATGCCGCTCCAAGGGTACTTGATGCGTCCTGTCCTCTACACAAAAAGTACAGCTCGCTTCGCTGCCCTGAGCCGCCCCAAAGGGTCTGTGACGCACTTCACTCCGTCTGTGTTACCGACAGCTGTGCACATTATCTATTCGGAAAACCCATTTAGTTGCAAGATGGCacctctccgccctcttcaATACAGACGCTCACTGACGAGCAAGCAGGGAATTCCGAAACGAGGACAAGAGCAGAAGTCTTTTAGTGCTTCTGGTTCGGGAATCGCAGTGGTGGCGCTCTTTGCTAGTGTGCTCATGGTGTGCCTCTATTCGCCTTTTCCGGTTAGTGGAGTATTCGGGGAAGAGCAGCTGAACATCTGTAAGCCGAATGGAAACAGGACTGTATGTTCTTGTGAAAATAAAACCAGTGGAACACATATGGCCACCATCTCCGCGGAGACAAATGAACTCCAGGTGAACTGCCAAAGCAGCATGCAACTCGCTCCAAACGGCCTGAAGAATTCGACGGTTTGTCCAATGACGGTGGAAAACATTTCGTCGTGCAAGGCCGGCGCTGAGAAGGACCACTACATGGATCTCAACACGCTCCTCAACGGAGACCATAAGATCCAGTGGACGGATGACAAAGAAACCAAAGACGCAGCTACATCCAAGATCCTGATTGTCCCTCCAGAAATTCTCCCGTACGTTGACGGAACCTTCGCTGTGGGATGCGCACTTGGTGAGGAGACACAATGCAAAGTGGCTGTCACGGTAGCAGCGCGAGCAACCGCGACAACGAACAACAAGATCGCCTGCGCATACGGCAAGGACAGCAACAAAAGGCGTCAGATCATTAGACTTAGCCCCTCACAAAACACATTCACCTTGGATTGTGGTGAGAAGGGAGCGCTGGTGCAGAAGAACTACAAGGAGACATATTGCCCCGTGAGCAAAGAGAACGTTGCTGTCCCATCGTGCAGTGAGAAGTACAAGACTATTTTCCCTGGTTATCAACAAGGGTGGTGGACCAGCGAGGCTGACAGATCCTTCACACTCACAATTCCGAAAGACATGTTCCCTGCGAATGAGACGAGCCTTATGATCCAGTGCCAGCAAAAACCACAGATAAccgaggcagagaaagccGCGAAGGACGAACCACAGTCCCGAGTCTGCAGCGTTGATGTGACGATCGAACGCGGAGAGAAATCAAACTCGGTGCGCCCGTCTGtggccgctgctgccacGGGTGCTTTTTTGCTGGGATCTGGGATACTCCCGTGGCTGGGTTCCCTTATTTGA
- a CDS encoding SAG-related sequence (encoded by transcript BESB_049980): protein MEIQTPNSARAPQRGTQRKSLLASRTRLTPPLLLATVTLLLYRPLLSGVGSLADETVKLSCETSAKRTKCTCVNGGATTETKAVSLSQTENEFEMYCTHNLTCAPLGLKDSVVCLATVESLNQCENDTEDKKNCMDVKQLLEGAPDSVKWTNGNAIPSQDTSKVLGVPQENFPYVDGIFSVGCIESNDTEKCRVNVVVKARATTTQDRKVICAYGTDSNQEHQTMTLSPSENSFTLVCGEKGEIVQKNYKETYCPVTEGKEAVTECAKGYKPILPAYEHNWWTGDEKQSFTLTIPKDAFPENDAKMTVQCQKRVEAGETAKAAPAAPSPTVCSVDVTIQGIGSSSAFSPPVHVAGLFGLGVSGVVAILSSLVE, encoded by the coding sequence ATGGAGATTCAAACTCCCAACTCCGCCCGAgctccgcagcgaggcacgcagcgGAAGTCTCTTCTTGCGTCACGCACAAGACTAACGCCACCGCTGCTACTTGCAACTGTGACTCTTCTGTTGTACCGTCCACTGCTTTCCGGAGTGGGTTCCTTGGCTGATGAAACCGTAAAACTATCATGCGAGACGTCTGCGAAACGGACAAAGTGCACCTGCGTGAACGGGGGTGCAACCACAGAAACGAAGGCCGTATCTCTTTCTCAGACTGAAAACGAATTCGAGATGTACTGCACGCATAACCTTACATGCGCACCACTCGGGCTAAAGGATTCAGTGGTGTGCCTAGCAACCGTGGAAAGTCTTAACCAGTGCGAGAACGACACCGAGGACAAGAAAAACTGCATGGATGTCAAACAGCTACTGGAGGGGGCGCCCGATTCGGTAAAGTGGACGAATGGCAATGCCATTCCATCCCAAGATACGTCAAAAGTCTTAGGTGTGCCACAAGAAAACTTCCCTTATGTCGACGGTATCTTCTCGGTCGGGTGCATAGAAAGCAACGACACGGAAAAATGTCGGGTGAATGTGGTTGTCAAAGCGAGAGCAACGACGACTCAGGATCGAAAAGTGATATGTGCGTACGGCACGGACAGCAACCAGGAACATCAGACAATGACGCTCAGCCCGTCGGAGAACAGCTTCACGCTTGTGTGTGGTGAGAAAGGCGAGATTGTGCAGAAGAACTACAAGGAAACCTACTGCCCCGTGACAGAAGGGAAAGAGGCTGTGACAGAATGCGCTAAAGGCTACAAGCCAATACTCCCTGCTTATGAGCATAACTGGTGGACTGGCGACGAGAAACAATCCTTCACGCTGACAATTCCGAAGGATGCGTTTCCGGAGAACGACGCAAAAATGACGGTCCAGTGCCAGAAGAGGGTAGAGGCCGGCGAAACGGCGAaagccgcgccagccgcaCCCAGTCCGACTGTCTGCAGCGTCGATGTAACGATTCAGGGAATTGGATCAAGCAGTGCGTTCTCTCCGCCTGTGCATGTCGCAGGTCTGTTCGGGCTGGGAGTGTCTGGGGTTGTGGCAATTTTGTCATCGCTTGTTGAATAG
- a CDS encoding SAG-related sequence (encoded by transcript BESB_050000), whose amino-acid sequence MEENKVRQEDRSKVLIIPPENLPFVDGEFAVGCVNNSQASCKVRVTVAARATVTKDQQVSCAYGKDSNNQHQIIKLSPSQNRFTLACGDKGTIVQTNYKIAYCPVTEGQDAAPECSEEYKTILPGYEEGWWTGDNGNSATLTIPKDKFPNNEARFMIQCQTTEGTEAKNALRDKLQDSVCSVDVTIESAGQPRAVPPSVYLAASTAVFLFGSVLSLSYDSFL is encoded by the coding sequence ATGGAAGAAAACAAAGTCAGACAAGAAGACCGGTCAAAGGTTCTCATCATTCCCCCTGAAAATCTCCCATTCGTTGACGGAGAGTTTGCTGTGGGATGTGTAAACAACAGCCAGGCGAGTTGCAAGGTGAGGGTCACGGTAGCGGCGCGAGCAACTGTGACGAAGGACCAACAGGTCTCATGCGCTTATGGCAAAGACAGTAACAACCAACACCAAATCATCAAGTTGAGTCCCTCACAGAACAGATTTACTCTGGCGTGCGGCGACAAAGGCACGATTGTCCAGACGAACTACAAAATTGCGTACTGCCCGGTGACAGAGGGCCAAGATGCTGCGCCAGAGTGCTCTGAAGAGTACAAAACGATTCTTCCAGGTTATGAGGAGGGATGGTGGACTGGCGACAACGGCAACTCTGCGACGCTAACGATTCCCAAGGACAAGTTTCCTAACAACGAGGCAAGGTTCATGATTCAGTGTCAGACGACAGAGGGCACCGAGGCGAAGAATGCACTACGGGATAAACTACAGGACAGTGTCTGCAGCGTCGACGTCACGATCGAAAGCGCAGGCCAGCCAAGAGCGGTGCCTCCGTCTGTGTACCTTGCCGCGTCTACTGCAGTATTTCTGTTTGGTTCTGTGCTGTCCCTGTCGTACGATTCGTTCCTCTGA
- a CDS encoding SAG-related sequence (encoded by transcript BESB_049960) translates to MQRKPFCSSRLCLTITLLFIASFETICKEFALSALEVRAAEQTSKCAVNDIRTKCTCETETTDPIPSLEAKISEKTNELEIHCMSLKYAPDGLQESTVCSADAVDVAKCKASEDEEKSGCIDVNTLLVSTSGSVEWKPSNISSVDNQSKVLSVPKEKLPYIDGQFIVGCSDSKGSTTKCKVAVTVAARATETKDQQVTCSYGKDSNKKHQTITLSPSQNSFTLVCGEKGEIVQTNYKKTYCDVSEENAAVKDCHGKYKDILPGYEEGWWTDGEEKSFTFTIPEDKFPKVGAKMMVQCQKVVEEKPQEKELQVPAPAPPQDSVCSVDVTIETGGSPSSASASFVFKLSNFVLLAVSGVLSMSPHFLRL, encoded by the coding sequence ATGCAGCGGAAACCATTTTGTTCCTCTCGACTGTGTTTGACAATAACACTGCTTTTTATTGCGAGCTTTGAGACAATATGCAAGGAGTTCGCTCTTTCAGCACTCGAGGTCCGTGCCGCGGAGCAGACGTCCAAATGTGCCGTGAATGATATTAGAACCAAGTGCACGTGCGAAACAGAAACAACCGACCCCATACCGAGCCTGGAGGCAAAGATCTCGGAAAAGACGAACGAGCTGGAGATCCACTGCATGAGCCTAAAGTATGCGCCTGACGGACTGCAGGAGTCGACGGTTTGTTCGGCGGATGCTGTCGACGTCGCCAAGTGCAAGGCatcagaagacgaagaaaagtCTGGCTGTATTGACGTTAACACACTCCTGGTCTCGACCTCAGGCTCGGTAGAATGGAAACCAAGCAACATCAGCTCTGTAGATAATCAATCAAAAGTCCTCAGCGTCCCAAAAGAAAAGCTTCCGTATATCGATGGACAATTCATCGTCGGATGCAGCGACAGCAAAGGCAGCACAACGAAATGCAAAGTCGCTGTGACGGTCGCTGCCAGAGCTACGGAGACTAAGGATCAGCAGGTGACCTGTTCCTACGGCAAGGACAGTAACAAGAAGCACCAAACCATCACGCTGAGTCCCTCACAGAACAGCTTCACTCTTGTATGCGGTGAGAAAGGAGAGATTGTGCAGACGAACTACAAAAAAACGTACTGCGATGTGAGTGAGGAGAACGCGGCTGTCAAGGATTGCCATGGCAAATACAAGGACATTCTCCCGGGTTACGAGGAAGGATGGTGGACTGATGGTGAAGAGAAGTCCTTCACTTTCACGATTCCGGAGGACAAGTTTCCCAAGGTCGGAGCGAAGATGATGGTTCAGTGCCAGAAAGTGGTGGAGGAGAAGCCGCAGGAGAAGGAGCTCCAGGTCCCTGCCCCAGCACCACCCCAAGACAGTGTGTGCAGCGTTGACGTGACAATTGAAACCGGTGGCTCCCCgagctcggcgtctgcgtcatTCGTTTTCAAACTGAGCAACTTTGTATTGTTGGCGGTTTCTGGAGTGCTGTCTATGTCGCCTCATTTCCTGCGGCTGTGA
- a CDS encoding SAG-related sequence (encoded by transcript BESB_050020), which produces MAQEGVNISCETAENRTKCTCETGDGNTEPKTVSLSQTDNEFEMYCKSDMKCAPNDLQGSTVCPAAVGNLSSCKGDTRGTNTCLDVKQLLEGAAETVQWKTGNASPPQDKSKVLGVPQENFPYVDGIFSVGCIESNDTEKCRVNVVVKARATTTQDRKVICAYGTDSNQEHQTMTLSPSENSFTLVCGEKGEIVQKNYKETYCPVTEGKEAVTECTKGYKPILPAYEHNWWTGDEKQSFTLTIPKDAFPENDAKMTVQCQKRVEAGETAKAAPAAPSPTVCSVDVTIQGIGSSSAFSPPVHVAGLFGLGVSGVVAILSSLVE; this is translated from the coding sequence ATGGCTCAGGAAGGCGTAAACATCTCTTGCGAAACGGCAGAGAATCGGACAAAGTGCACCTGCGAGACCGGTGATGGAAACACAGAGCCGAAGACCGTATCGCTTTCTCAGACTGACAACGAGTTCGAAATGTACTGCAAGAGTGACATGAAATGTGCGCCTAATGATCTACAAGGATCGACAGTTTGTCCGGCAGCCGTTGGAAACCTCTCCTCCTGCAAGGGTGACACCAGGGGCACGAATACCTGCTTGGATGTCAAACAACTGCTTGAAGGAGCCGCCGAAACGGTGCAGTGGAAGACTGGCAATGCCAGCCCACCCCAAGATAAGTCCAAAGTCTTAGGTGTACCACAAGAAAACTTCCCTTATGTCGACGGTATCTTCTCGGTCGGGTGCATAGAAAGCAACGACACGGAAAAATGTCGGGTGAATGTGGTTGTCAAAGCGAGAGCAACGACGACTCAGGATCGAAAAGTGATATGTGCGTACGGCACGGACAGCAACCAGGAACATCAGACAATGACGCTCAGCCCGTCGGAGAACAGCTTCACGCTGGTGTGTGGTGAGAAAGGCGAGATTGTGCAGAAGAACTACAAGGAAACCTACTGCCCCGTGACAGAAGGGAAAGAGGCTGTGACAGAATGCACTAAAGGCTACAAGCCAATACTCCCTGCTTATGAGCATAACTGGTGGACTGGCGACGAGAAACAATCCTTCACGCTGACAATTCCGAAGGATGCGTTTCCGGAGAACGACGCAAAAATGACGGTCCAGTGCCAGAAGAGGGTAGAGGCCGGCGAAACGGCGAaagccgcgccagccgcaCCCAGTCCGACTGTCTGCAGCGTCGATGTAACGATTCAGGGAATTGGATCAAGCAGTGCGTTCTCTCCGCCTGTGCATGTCGCAGGTCTGTTCGGGCTGGGAGTGTCTGGGGTTGTGGCAATTTTGTCATCGCTTGTTGAATAG